A region from the Lytechinus variegatus isolate NC3 chromosome 6, Lvar_3.0, whole genome shotgun sequence genome encodes:
- the LOC121416925 gene encoding uncharacterized protein LOC121416925, which yields MSFKREGDDASQLNLLKKRRVAELLAKDIPDDEAMLMSNGRYACTVCHYKPVFDTVDMLTVHRAGKKHQHATENHFAKKRELALLVRKRRQEEEIKRENQEGVNRETEPSPLLLKVEAAKRHTLLKEAPYNPCHTHKNEGPSKKSKNKLFFQSIRQISSSNQTAGNSNLANQDQDLLHSSNEHATTIPTQQTPQPGFSNDHPHGTVASSTTAPRKAGLKPGFKSNLQTRAPGVSSFQIRPYVSKAKKNAMNEKACSSQQPHHKPNSGKPETTSSPGSYNESSLSVQDQTYGGEVENSVEFIREFQSTQNPDVDDYASITKLRQAKDERITKGIPGSSFQRESPCGNLQQDTRLDVDVGEKGSRQHGQGPAPKPEFVRGFQGCSQGTHEHPQGVRGIQRCGQGSSLEPQGLKDLQDCRRGARVEEERTKQRPGQTKQKSISKMTDEKKKELQRYLELTSSGWVQDNGGNWVKGQDVEFDSDEEPPTS from the exons ATGTCATTCAAGAGAGAAGGAGATGACGCTTCACAATTGAATCTTCTTAAG AAACGGAGAGTAGCTGAACTGTTGGCTAAGGATATCCCGGATGATGAAGCAATGCTTATGAGCAATGGAAG GTATGCGTGTACGGTTTGCCATTATAAACCAGTCTTCGACACCGTTGATATGCTGACAGTTCACCGAGCTGGAAAGAAACATCAACATG CCACTGAAAATCATTTTGCAAAGAAGAGAGAGCTCGCTTTGCTGGTCAGAAAGAGAAGACAAGAAGAAGAGATTAAGAGAGAAAATCAGGAAGGAGTGAATCGG GAAACTGAGCCATCCCCCCTATTGCTGAAAGTGGAAGCGGCCAAAAGACACACACTGCTGAAGGAAGCTCCATACAATCCATGCCATACACACAAAAATGAAGG ACCTTCCAAGAAGTCTAAGAACAAGCTATTCTTCCAATCCATCCGGCAGATCAGTTCTTCCAATCAGACGGCAGGGAATTCAAATCTAGCCAATCAGGACCAAGATCTTTTACATTCTTCAAATGAACATGCTACAACTATCCCTACTCAACAGACTCCTCAACCAGGCTTTTCTAATGATCACCCTCATGGTACTGTTGCCAGCTCAACTACTGCTCCTCGAAAGGCAGGTCTCAAGCCTGGGTTCAAGTCTAACCTTCAGACTCGAGCTCCAGGAGTTTCTAGCTTTCAAATCAGACCATACGTTTCAAAAGCAAAGAAGAATGCAATGAATGAAAAAGCATGCTCTTCACAACAACCACATCATAAACCTAATTCAGGAAAGCCAGAAACAACCTCATCCCCAGGTTCCTACAATGAATCATCCCTTTCCGTTCAAGATCAAACGTATGGAGGTGAGGTTGAGAACTCGGTTGAATTCATAAGGGAATTCCAAAGTACACAGAACCCAGATGTTGATGACTATGCTAGCATTACCAAGCTTAGACAGGCCAAAGATGAGAGGATCACTAAAGGAATTCCAGGCAGCTCCTTTCAGAGGGAATCGCCATGTGGCAACTTGCAACAGGATACCAGGTTAGATGTAGATGTTGGAGAGAAGGGTTCGCGGCAACATGGACAAGGACCTGCACCGAAGCCTGAGTTTGTGAGGGGTTTCCAGGGGTGTAGCCAAGGGACACATGAACACCCTCAGGGTGTGAGGGGTATCCAGAGGTGTGGCCAAGGGTCTTCCCTGGAGCCTCAGGGTTTGAAGGATCTCCAGGACTGCAGAAGAGGGGCTAGAGTAGAAGAAGAAAGGACTAAACAAAGACCAGGACAGACAAAGCAGAAGAGCATATCAAAGATGACagatgaaaagaagaaagaactCCAGAGATACTTAGAGCTTACTAG